GTTTATGGTTTCTATTATGAAATGATCTTCGTTTATGTGCATACCGTTTTTCGCCTCGACACATTCAAAGGCGACACCGGGGCCGATGATTTCACTGAGTCCGTATATATCAACGGCATCTATGCCCCATTTGGCTTCGATCTCATTCCTCATCTCGTTTGTCCATGGTTCTGCGCCGAAAACACCGACCTTGATAGGCATGCTTTTCACATCATACCCCTCTTCCTCCGCAATCTCGAAGAGGCTCAGTGCGTAGCTGGGCGTGCATGAAATGGCAGTGGAGCCGAAATCCTTCATTATCATAAGCTGGCGCTTTGAGTTTCCGCCGGAAATCGGGATCACTGACGCGCCTATTTTCTCCGCGCCGTAATGAGCGCCGAGACCGCCTGTGAACAGGCCGTAGCCGTAGGCATTCTGGAGTATGTCCCCCTTGCCTATCCCTGCGCCGCTGAGGGTTCTGGCCATCAGTTCAGACCATGTGTCAATGTCCCTGCGGGTGTAGCCCACAACTGTAGGCTTGCCTGTGGTTCCGCTGGATGCGTGGATTCGCACTACCTGCTCCTGAGGAACGGCAAACATTCCGAAAGGGTAGTTGTCACGCAGATCCTGCTTATATGTAAAAGGAAACCTGTTAAGATCACTGAGGGTTTTGAGGTCTTCCGGCTTTATTCCGCATTCGTCAAATTTGGCTTTATAAAAAGGGACTCTGGCGTAAACAGTCTCCAGCAGCGATTTGAGCCTGCGGAACTGTAATGCCTCAAGTGCCTCTCTGGGCAGTGTTTCGTACTCTTCGTTCCAGATCATCTGCACAACTCCGGTAAAAATGAAAACTAAAATCTGTGCCTGATTTTGTATCAGGTTTACATGGTTTAGTCAAACCAAATTTAACAAAGTTTAGCCTTTCGTAACAGGCACAAAGGCGTGTGTATATGCATAAAAACGAAAAACAGAGAGGGTTTACAGATTTCCAATGTCCGTAATGAAGACAGGCGGACAAACCCTGGTGTTCAGTTGTCCGCCTCTGATGATTTACTTATAATAAAACTGTTTATTTTCCGCAAAAATAGAGATTAATCTTCCGGGCTTTGTATTCCTCGGTGCAGGCATAGCCGTAGTTTTTTTCCGCTTCCCCTATGTCTTCCGGGTGAGCAATGATAAAAACCTTCCTGCGGTTACGGAAAAACTCCTCAGCGTCATTTTCGTTATCAATATAGTACTTTCTGTACTCACTGTCCTTTTCAAACTGGATTTCCCGCTCTCTGGAAAGTACCATGGGCACAATTTCCTGACGGTAAAAGCTCACCGAGGGGATAAAAGTCTTGTAGCATACAGCCTCAATCCTTTCACCGTACTTGTCTGTCATCGAGGCTTCCGAGAGGAGCCTGAACCCTTTGGCATTCTCCTCAACTACCGGAACTATGGCATAAACCGGAATACTTATTACCAGAACTGTCCATGCAGAAGCTATGACAAAACCTCTCCCGAATCTGTACCCGCCGAGAATCGTTATATAAACAGCCGCAGCCACAAGGGTGGAAAGCATAAGCGGCAGCCTGTAAGGCTGAAGATAGTCTAGAACATAGCCGGAAACGGCAGGGGTAAGAATAAGCGCCGACATATACAGATGACCGAAAAAAAGCGGAAGGTGCGATCTGAACCTCATCACCGCGGAAGCCGCAAGAATACCCAGAAGCGGGGTAAACGGAGCAAGATACGAAGCAAGCTTGCTTTCTGAAACCTGAAAAACTATGAAAGGCAGAAAAAAGAAGAGCCAGAGCGAATATCTGCCCGTAAACCTTTCGCTCAGCATGCCGTAAAAAGAATATATGAACATAGGACAGAGTCCGAAAAGCACAGCAAAGTAAAAATACCACGGCTCCGCACGGTTAAAAACCTCTGTGGTCATACGCTCAACAAGCTGATAGCCTACGAAATAGGACACTATTCCCTCATAATGAGCGGCTATGTACAGATACCACGGCAAACCGGCAATGAGAAACACAGCCAGAGAAGAGAAAAAGAAAACCGGATTAAAAAGATTGCGGTAGTTTTTATTGTAAAGCGCAGCAGCGCAAGCCGGAATAACAGTAAAAAGAAGGACAACGGGCCCCTTAAGCATAAAACCCGCACCAAGCAGCAGCCCGAACAGAATGCCCTCGAATATGCCGTTTGACCCTTTAGCAGCGGAAAAAATGACATATAAAGCGATTATCACCACCGTTGTCAGGTAAATATCAATGGCCACAATCCTCGAAACAGACAAAAACAGCAGGCTGGAGCCGGCTGCCAGTACAGCACAGTCGGAGGTGTTGTCATCCCTTGTGAGGAGGTAAGCGGTCTTTCTGGTAAAAACAAGTGCGACAGCCGAAAAAATAATCCCGAAAAATCTTGCGCCGAGGGCGTTTACACCGAAAATTTTCATACCCGCAGCTATAAGCCAGTACACAAGAGGAGGCTTGTGAAAATGGGTTATGCCGTTAAATTCCGGAATCATAAAATTACCGCTCACCAGCATTTCCCTTGCTATTTCAGCGTAACGGCCCTCTGTGGATTCAAACAGGGTCATGTGGTATGAGGTTATAAAAGCAAGGATTACAAAGACGGCTACAAAAAAAAGATACCTGCGTTCTCTACGTTCGTTAAGCAATGGCGGATGACCTCTCTTTATGAATAAAGTAAAGATTTCTCAAATAAATCAGAATACCGGCTATCTGACCGACGGTAAAAACTATATCATGCACAAGAACCGAATAAGCTAAAAGCAGGACACTCCCCGACAGGCTGAAATACCAGAATGCCACAGGGATAACGCTCTTTCTGAGTTTTTCGGTGTAAAGCCACTGAACAAAAAACCTCATGAAGAAAAAACACTGCCCACTTAAGCCCAGCGCATACAGCATAAAAACATGGGCTGCCTCACGTTCTGGCCTGAAAGCCGGAGCATACCAAGCCAGTATGCATGCTGCTGACAAGTATATTATAACAAAAAAAGCTGCGGAACAGGCAAAAACAGATTTTTTTACACCTTTTTCAACAGCTATAAAATACAGGTTCCTGAGATAGATTATAAAACCAGCAGACTGTCCGGCAATAAAAACCGGATCCTTCACCACAACGGCATACGCCAGAAGGATAAAGCTCCCCGCCAGACTCAGATACCAGAACGAGACAGGGACAACGCTCTTTTTCTCTTTTTCGGAGTTAAGCCACTGAACAATGAATCTGGAAAAGAATACAGCCTGTCCGGCAATACCTGCAAAAATAACAGCGCTTTCAAAGCTCATGGGAGGGAATACCGCTCTGTGAAATCATCATGCAACTCCTAACATAAATAGCCGAATCATTCAATATTTTATTAATTCATCTAAAAGGCTTTACAAACCTGTCGGCAATTATGCATACTTAACATGAAGATTCTATGAATGGGCGTCAAATTCCGGACAGGGCATGCTTAATTTAAAAAGGAACATTTTCACGAACATACTGATTTCCGCCGCAGTTCCTGCACTCATCTTCATTGCTTTTGCAGTGGGGGAAAACATGAGAGCAAAGGAAAAGCTCGCAGCCGGGGAATATTCCGGCGCCCTGAAAATATCCGCATCATACCTTGAAAACTATCTAAGCAGCCGCATAAACGATGTAACCCTGCTGGCTGAAACCCCTACCCTGAAAAGCATGGACTGGGAGTCCATACGCCCTTTTCTTATCAGTGAAACAGAGCGCCGCAGAGGGCGGTATGACAGCTTTATATTATCCCCTGCCGGAAACAGAGACGGAGCATTTTACTCCACCAAATACGGCAACCCTTTTCAGGGCGGTTTTGTGAGCATTGACGACTCATCCCCGGAATCAGAGCTTCTCAGCCTCAGAGATAAACAGTTCTGGAAAAGCACTGTGGGTGAAAACTCTTCCGGCAGAAGTGTTTATACTTCTGTCCCCGAAACATTCTATTTTTCGGATGAGCAATACCTGATCACCGCCGCTGCAATACCGGATAAAAACGGCAGCACAGCAGGGATGCTCGCCGGAAGCATAAATATGACCTCATTTACTGATGAGATAGAAGACAGCATACTGCACCCTGTTCTGTCCAAAGGAGCAGTCAGTGTAACAATAACCGATCTGGCGGGTAAAACAGTCTACAGCAACAGCAAAACTGAACCGGAAAATGAAATACTCCCCCTAATAGGCAGAATGTTCAAGGAGAAATCCGGCGTTATAAGCTCCGGCGGGAGCGGTGAAAAGCGCCTCCACTTTTTCGAACGGGTTGACAGTGCTGGGCTGGTCATAACAGCTTCTGTCCCTGCCGCATCCGTATTTTCCATGCAGAGAACACTGCTCACCTCTGTTCTGCCTTCTGCCGCTGCAATAATTCTCAGCAGTCTTCTCATTGCCTTTGTCATGTATAAACGCCTTGAGAGGAAGCTTTCAGCCCTTGCAAAAACAATCAATCCGGAAACACTCACACTTGATGACAAATTCAGCGAAATGGAAAATGAGCCTGAGTTTGCGGAGCTTGCCGGAACCATCAGAAAAATCGCCGAAACCGGGAAGGACTGCCTTTACTCATCCGGAATAATAGCCTCCGGCATTAACGGCATGGAATACTGGCTGGCCTCTGACGGCGGCATCATATTCATATCCTCCGGGTGCTATGAACTCACGGGCTATACAGAGGAGGAACTGCGCAAGACACCCTCTCTGGTGGACAAAATGATATATGAGACAGACACAGAAAAGTGGCTGACTCAGAAATACGGCGCGGTTTCCGTTCAGGAGCCCTTACGCATGAGGCTCAGAAGGAAAAACGGTAAAGTAATCTGGGTGGAAAGCACCGTAAAACAGGTAAAAAACAGACAAGGTCAGGCGGAAGGAGTCCGCGGCTCCCTGATAAATATAGACCGTTTTGTCATAGCGGAGAATATGTTTAATGAGAACGAACAGCTTTTCAGAAAGGTTTTTATAAAAAACACCGCCGTCATGATGCTTATAGACCCGGTAAGCGGGATAATACATGATATAAATAACGCTGCCGAAAAGTTTTATCAGACAGATAAGGACAGGCTGATCAACAAAAGCATAATGGACTTCATACACGGCAAGGATAAAGGATTCAGCTTTTCCCTCGAACGCTTCATGCATCGGGGCTCCGTAACTCAGGAACTGCCGGACGGAAGCCTGAGGGAAACGGAAATACACTCCACACTTCTTAAATTCAAGGATCATGTTCAGCTTTTCCTAATCATATACGACATAACCAACAAGGTGGAGCTCCAGAAAAAAATATCCGAAAGCGAACAGCTTTTCCGTACCCTTTCCGAAAAGGTTCCCGTCGGTATTGTGGTATTCAGCGACAAAATACACTACGCCAACCCCATGGCATGCGAAATTTCCGGTTTTTCGCACAGGGAGCTCGAATCTGTGAGTCTGTGGGAGCTTGTTTCTCCGGAGCAGCAGAATATAGTTAAAAACTCATGCTTCAGCGTAACAGGCTCAAAAGGTTTCACCAAGAAGCTTCAGGACATCAGGCTCAGCCGGAGGGACGGGGTTCATAAGAATATTTTCATGACAATAAGCGGCATTAACTATGAAGGCAAACAGGCCGCCCTTGCGACCTTCACTGATATATCGGAAATAAAGGAAGTTCAGCACCAGCTTGAGCGTAAAATAGCCGCCGAGGTTGAAAAACACCGTCAGCAGGAGATGGTGTTCATGTCTCAGTCACGTCTTGCCGCAATGGGGGAAATGCTCGGATCCATTGCTCACCAGTGGCGGCAGCCGCTCAACACCATAGGCCTTTATGTGCAGGATATGGAAGATGCATTTGAGCACGGGCAGATCAACCCGGAATATATCAGGGAAACCGTGCAGAAAACCATGCTCCAGATAAGCATGCTGTCAAAGACCATTGATGATTTCAGCGGCTTCTACAAACCGATGGACGGCAGGACTGTTTTCAGCGCTGTCACAGCAGCAGCCGATGCGGCAAGGCTGATCACCGGAAGGCTTATAAGCGACAAAATAGCCCTGAGCCTCATTACAAAAGGCACAGAACAGAAAACATACACCGACATAACCGCAGGAGTGCTCCTTGAGGATAATTCGTTTCTTGTGCAGGGCTATCTCTCCGATTTCAAGCAGGTTATCCTTACTGTTCTGAAAAACGCAGTTGACTCAATCAATGAGAAAAAGGCCGCCAAAGACCCCGGCTTCGCCGCTGAAATCATAATCGAAGCGGACAGAACCGACTCTGAGGTGATCATAAGAATAAGAGACAACGGCACAGGCATAGCACCTGAAAACATTGCAAAGGCTTTTGACCCCTATTTCACCACAAAAGAACAGGGCAAGGGAACCGGGCTCGGCCTTTACATGTCCAAAACAGTAATCGAAAGCAATATGAACGGACAGATCACACTTGAAAACACCGAAGACGGTGCAGTCCTCACAATCATCCTTCCCAAAGCCGCCTGAAAAACCTTCTTACGTTCTTTTTTTAACCATAACTGCTGAATTTTTGACCACCTGAGCCTCCGGAGCCCGCGAAAAACGCTGGCGGAACTTGGCACGTCTCTTGCATGGTGTTAGGGCGAACAGGAGGAGTTATGAAAATTTTAGCAGGTGTATTAACACTTCTTTTATCTGTAACGGCATTTGCGGGCGAAGGCGAAATCAATTCGGGCGATACTGCGTGGGTTCTCACGTCTGCGGCACTTGTTTTGTTTATGCTGCCCGGTCTTGCAATGTTTTACGGCGGTATGGTGCGTACAAAAAACGCCCTTAACACCATGATGTTTTCCTTTATAGCAATGGCGGTTATCGGCATTCAGTGGGTTCTCATAGGCTTTTCCATAGCCTTCGGCGACAGCGGTTCTTCCGTTTGGGGAAGCTTCCAGTATGCACTCATGGGCGGATCATTTGCGAGCGAGCTCAGCGGAACAATTCCGCTTTCAGTATTCGCCATGTTTCAGGGTATGTTCGCCATCATCACCTGCGCTCTGATAAGCGGAGCAGTTGTGGAAAGGATGAAGTTTTCCGCATTCATAGTCTTCATAGCTGTTTGGGCGACAATAGTTTATGCTCCCATTGCCCACTGGGTCTGGGGTGCGGGCGGCTGGCTCCTTGAAAGAGGCGCGCTTGACTTCGCGGGCGGAACCGTTGTTCACTTCTCATCCGGTACTGCGGCACTCGCACTGGCAATAGTTCTCGGCAACAGAAAGGACTTCATGAAGAGCGCAACAATTCCCCACAACGTCGGCTACACACTGATCGGCGCGGGAATACTCTGGTTCGGCTGGTTCGGTTTCAACGCAGGAAGTGCACTCAGCGCAGGTGAAGGCGCAGGCGTTGCTTTCGTGAACACTCTTGCTGCTCCCGGTGCGGCCGGTCTCGGCTGGCTCCTTATGGAAGCCCTTAAATCAAAACCCAGCGGTATAGGTCTCGCATCAGGCATAGTTGCTGGTCTCGTTGCCATAACTCCCGCAGCGGGCTTTGTTGAACCCTGGGCAGCCATAATAATCGGCTTCGTGGCAGGCATACTCTGCTTCTACGGATGCAGACTTAAATTCATCTTCAAACTTGACGAGTCTCTGGATGTTTTCGGCATACACGGCATAGGCGGCTTCTGGGGCGCAATAGCCACAGGTATCTTCGCCACTGTCGGTGCGGAAGGCCTCATAAAAGGGAATGCTTACCAGGTATGGCTCCAGTTTGAAGGCGTAATGGCAGCGGGCATATACTCTTTTGTACTCAGCCTTGTGATAGCACTGATAATAAAATATACAATGGGAATCAGAGCATCTGCCGAAGCTGAGACCGAAGGTCTTGACATCAGTCTCCACGGCGAACATGTAATAAAACTTTAAAAATCACCCGGATTTTTATATAGAAAGAGCCCCTTTGTCATCTGACAAAGGGGCTTTCGTATTTAATAACACCAAACTGTACATCCTGTCAGTTTGATGTACACGCTCGCGCCGAACCAGGTTCGGCTTCGCTCCGCACGGCGCAGCCCAGTCCTTGGGGCTGTTAGGGGTTAATGCTTTCAGACAAAGAAATTGATCGGCGGTACTTCCTTAATCGCCCCGTATTTACGGGCGTAGCTGTAGAAGCGCAGAAGCCCCTGAACATGCCTGTCAGACAGGCTGTAGTCCATCGTCTCCCAGTAATCAATAATCTGGTAAGAGGTAAGCCCTTTCATTGAATAATGATCCAGAAGAGCGGCGAGGTTTGACTTGCTGTCCTTCTTAATCTCCTCAAGCTGAGAGGCGAACAGCTCGAAATCCGCCCTTTTTGCGGCCACAGATTCCTTTCTGGCTATCCAGAGGGCAAAAACGAACGGCAGACCCGTGAAAGCGTTCCAGAGGGTGCAAAGGTCATAGATATACTTATTCTGCCCGTTATACAGCTCAAAAAGCGCCTTATCCCCGATGAGCACCTTTCCGTCCGCCCCTTCCTGCTGGTCGGTAAATTCCGGCTGAAAGCCGTACATCTCGCTAACCAGAATCCTGAACAGGACAACGCTTGTGCCTGATTCCCCGGTGAGGAAGACCTTGCGCCCCTTCAGTTCTTCAATAGGCACATCAGAGTAAAGCATTACACTCTTAACCCTGTCGGTGCTGCTGATTGAAATTCCGGGAATGAGGATGTAATCCTCAAATGACTTGGCGTATTCGATGCTGCTGCACGGTGAAAGGTCTATCACCCCTTCCCTGAGAGCCGTGTTGAGATAGGAGGGAACCCCTTTTACGAACTTGTATTCCTTGTGTTTGTTAAGCTGATGAAAAATGGGGTAGACATTTGCATAGTCTATCTGCCCGATTACAAGCATATTTTCCTCTCCAGCCCTGCGAAGTCCAGCCTCCTGAGTACATCGAAAGTGACTATGGAGACAGTATTTGCTATGTTCAGGCTGCGCACATTGCCCGTGGTGGGTATGCGGTAGCTTCTCTCAGCGTACTTCGTCAGGATTTCTTCCGGCAGCCCCACTGTCTCCTTTCCGAAGACGAGCACAAGGCTTCCGTCATTTTTTGCGGGTATTTCCGTGTAGATCTTTTCTGCCTTTTTAGAGAGAAATGCAAGGGTGTATTCGGGAGTATTGTATTTGTTAAAAAATTCACTAAGAGTATCAATGCGCTGCAGACGCACTTTTTCCCAGTAGTCCAGCCCGGCTCTTTTCATGTATTTGTCATCCATGGAAAAACCGAGCTTTCCCACAAGGAGCAGTTCGCAGTCCGCTCCCACGCATATCCTGCCTATGTTGCCTGTATTCTGTGGTATTTCAGGTTCGATGAGGGCGATTTTGATCATCGGGCTTATTTCTGCGGAGCCTCGATAAACTGCGAAGCGTCTATTTTTGAGCATCCGCCCCAGATAGCTTCAAGATTGTAATAATTTCTCTCATCCTCGCACATGATATTCAGAAGGATGTAGCCAAAATCTATGCAGATCCATTTTGAAACTCTGTAGCCGTCAAGCGCCTGAGGCTCAACTTTTTTGCCTTTCAGCTCATGGAGAATGAAATCCGCCAGAGAGTTTGCGTGTGTGTTTGAGTTTGCGGTGGCAATCACAAGAAAATCCGCCAGAGAGCTTTTCTCTGCGATTTTGTAAATCTCGATGTGCTCCGCCTTTTTGTCGTCAAGGTATTTTAATATGTCTCTTAAGAGTGTGTCCTCAGCCATTGGCTCTCCTGTATAAATTGTTTGTGCGTATAAACTCGTAAACGTCTTCCGGCAGGTTCGCCTTCCGGTATTCAGCGTCCAGCATGTCCCTTATCTCCGTGCTGGATATATCTATCTCCGGCATTTCGTAAAGGATTATCCTGCCGTATTTTTCCCCTTTGAAACCTGCCGGAGCAACCACCCTTTCATGCAGGGAAACGGGAATGCGGCTCATCAGTTCATCAAAGCTCACCGATGACCTGTTCACCACTATGAAATTGGAGAGACCGAAGAGATCCCGCCAGTACTGCCATGACTCTATGGTAGCAAATATATCAGTACCTGCAATGAAGAATATCTCCGCATCAGGATAATCTGTTCTGAATTTTTTCAGGGTTTTATATGTATAAGACACTTCCGGCGAATTTACTTCAAAATCGGAAACCTCGAAACCTGCTCCCAGTTTCTCCGCCACAAGCTGAACCATCTCATACCTGAGCTCAGGGGAGATTACACCCTTGTCCTTTTTATGGGGTGATATGCTGGATGGGATTAACAGAAGCCTGTCCAGCCTGAAATCCCTGAAAACATTGCCCGCAAGAGTAACGTGTCCCAGATGTATAGGGTTGAATGTACCGCCGAAAAGCCCCAGACGCATCTTATTCCCGGATGTGGCCGTCGCCGTAAACCTGATATTTTGTTGTTGTCAGGTCGAAAGCGCCCATAGGCCCACGGCAGTGAAGTTTCTGCGTGCTGATGCCTATCTCGGCCCCAAGTCCGAACTCCCCGCCGTCGTTGAATCTTGTTGATGCGTTCACGAATACGGCAGAAGCGTCCGCCCTGTCCATGAACTGTCTTGCGCTTGTGTAGTTTTCGGTAATAATCGCTTCCGAATGACCGGAGCCGTATCTGTTTATATGTTTAAGCGCCTCTTCCATGGACGAAACAACCTTAACCGACAGAATCAGATCGAGGTACTCCGTACTCCAGTCCGCATCCGTGGCAGGCTTGACATCTATGAAGCTCAGTGTCCTTCCGCAGCCTCTCAGTTCCAGCCCGTCCTTCTGCGTAAGCTCCGCAAACGCGGGGAGAAACGCTCCCGCCGCATCCTCATGCACAAGAAGAGTCTCCGCTGCATTGCACACGCCCGGACGCTGAACCTTGGCGTTACGGACTATTTTGAGCGCCTTCTGTATATCCGCATCCCTGTCCACATAAACATGGCAGATGCCCGCATCGTGCTTAACAAGGGGCACATGGGCGTTTTCAGAGCAGAACTTAATCAGCTCCGCGCCGCCTCTGGGGATGATTATGTCTATATATCCTTTAGCCTGAAGCATTTCCATTACCCGCGCCCTGTCAGTGTCCGGAACTATATTAACCGTTCCGTCGGGGAGCCCCGCTTCTTTCAGAGCCTCCTCCATTATTCTGCCGAGGCAGGTGTTTGAATGAATAGCCTCTTTTCCGCCTCTGAGAATCGAGACATTGCCCGATTTAAGGCAGAGAGCGGCAGCATCTATTGTAACATTCGGTCTGGATTCGTATATGATCCCGACAACGCCGAGAGGAACGCGCACTTTGGTTATATAAAGCCCGTTGGGGCGTTTGTAGCCGTCCACAACTGAGCCCACGGGGTCGGTCTGCTCTTTTATCTCATTTACAGCCTTTATCATGGAGTTCACAGCCTTGTCATCCAGCCTGAGCCTGTCAATAAGGGCGGAGCTCAGTCCGGCTTCACGTCCGGCCTTGAGGTCTTTTTCGTTTTCGGATTTTATCAGTTCGCGGTTTTCGTCAAGCTTACGGGCTATGGCAGCCAGAGCTTCATTTTTGACTTTGGTGTTCAGGTTCATCAGCTTATAGGAAGTGCTTCTGGCTTTTTCAAAAAGTTCCTTCATCCGTGCCCCCTCTCCGCAGATACCACAAGGTCGTCCCTGTGGATTATTTCATCGGAGAATTTATAACCGAGTATGTCAAAAATCTCTGCGGATTTTCTGCCCATGATCTGGCGCATATCCTTGCTGGAATAGCGGGTTTTTCCCTTTGCCAGTTCCCGCCCGTCCGCATCGGCAACGGAGATTATATCGCCTATACCGAAACGCCCCGTGACATTCACCACGCCGGAGGGAAGCAGAGACTTTTTCATATCCACTATAGCCTTAACAGCGCCCGCGTCAATGGAAATAGTGCCTTTGACACTGGCTGCGTGGGCGATCCAGAATTTCCTTATGCGGTAAACATCTTCCGTGTGGGAGAAATAGGTTCCCACAAGCTCGCCGTTGATGAATCTCTGAATGTTTGCCGTGTCCCGTCCGTTTATTATCCCCACGTGGCATCCTGCGTTCAGCGCCTTTTTAGCAGCCTTGAGCTTGGAGCCCATGCCGCCTGTGCCCACACCGCTGACGGATTCGCCTGCGGCGCTCATGAGGTTTTCGTCAATATACTGAACATCGTGTATCAGCTTCGCATCGGGATAAACCGAAGGATTTTTATCGTAAAGTCCGTTAACATCAGAGAGAATAAGCAGAAGATCCGCCCCTATCAGACCGGCAACCAGAGCCGATAGGTTATCGTTATCCCCGAAGGATTCAAAATATTTAAGCTCGTCCACGACTACGGTGTCGTTTTCGTTTATGATCGGCACAACACCTAATTCAAGCAGGCGGCGGATCGCATAACGCGCATTGAGGCATCTGCGGCTGTTTGAAAAATCATCCTTAGTGATCAGAATCTGCGCAACACTCTTGCCGAAGTTCTCAAACTCTTTCTCATAAAACCATATGAGGCGCGCCTGACCGATGGCTGCGCACGCCTGTCTGTCGGTGATGTTTTTCGGTCTGGATGAAAAGCCCAGATGCCTGAAACCAGCACCCACAGCACCGGAGGAGACGATTACAATATTTTTGATTTTTTTATTAACATCGGCAAGCACGGATGTGAGAGAACTGATGAATTCAAGGTTAACCCCATCGTTCTGTCCGAGGAGAACATTGCTACCAATTTTAATGACGAGGGTTTCTATTTCAGGTAAATGTCTCATACTTTATTATTTAAAACGTACATCCTGTGGTTTTTACAGCAAGCTCTGCGCATTCGCACCCTTGGGGCTGTTTGCGTCATTGCGAACCCTGAAAGGGTGAAGCAATCTCTCATTCGATAGCATCAAACTGCACATCCTGTCAGTTTGATGTACACGCTCGCGCCGCTTAAAAAGCGGCTTCGCTTCGCACGGCGCAGCCCCTTCCATGGGGCTGTATATCTCTGTATATTCAGAGACTGCCTCATAGTTTCAGCTCCTCGCAGTGACACAGCAGTGCGCCATTCCGGGGCATCAGCCGAAGAATCTATGACTTAACAGGAAAAAACCTGCACGTCCCTCAGTTTTCAGGCAGGTGCATACCGCCCCCTGCGCCATTGGGTTCTGTACCATTTATATCGGGCGTTTGTCAATAATTTAACCGCTCTCAAACCCACCCATGAAAACAAAAAAAGAGGAGTATGCAAATCATACCCCTCTTAAGGAAATATTTACTGAATATACGCCTGTGTCTATACTGATTCCCCGGATTCCGGAGGCCGGATTTGGCATACGCGGGATCTTGTGATAAAGTGGCTGTTTTCTCCCGCCGCAATAGAGAAGCCTTCCGGCTCCCCTTCCCCGACATCTAATATAAGCTGAGTATGCTTCCATACCTCATACTGACGGAAGTCAATATAGAACGGACAACCTCCGACCTCACCTAACAGGACATCGTTGTCGCCGATCATAAACTCCCCCTCTTCAAAGCACATAGGCAGGCTGCCGTCGCAGCAACCGCCGGACTGGAAGAAGAGAACAGATCCGCGCTCCTCCCGAAGGCGTTTTATTGCTTCAAGGGCTGCGAGCGTGGCCACAACCGCGGGTTCTCCGTCAGGCATTATTATCATACGGGTCTCCTGTTAAAAGAAACCAAGAGCATTCGGACTGTAGCTCACCAGCAGGTTTTTGGTCTGCGTGTAATGCTCAAGCATCATCTGATGGTTCTCCCTTCCGATGCCCGATATTTTATACCCGCCAAAAGCCGCTCCGGCAGGGTATAAGTGGTAGCAGTTAGTCCAAACACGTCCGGCTTTTATTGCCCGCCCCATGCGGTAGGCGCGGCTGGCATCTCTTGTCCATACACCGGCTCCCAGACCGTAAAGGGTGTCATTTGCTAACTCCAGCGCTTCGGCTTCGTCCTTGAAGGTGGTTACAGCCAGAACAGGCCCGAAGATCTCTTCCTGAAATACGCGCATCTTATTGTTGCCGCGCAGAAC
The genomic region above belongs to Geovibrio ferrireducens and contains:
- a CDS encoding ArnT family glycosyltransferase, translating into MLNERRERRYLFFVAVFVILAFITSYHMTLFESTEGRYAEIAREMLVSGNFMIPEFNGITHFHKPPLVYWLIAAGMKIFGVNALGARFFGIIFSAVALVFTRKTAYLLTRDDNTSDCAVLAAGSSLLFLSVSRIVAIDIYLTTVVIIALYVIFSAAKGSNGIFEGILFGLLLGAGFMLKGPVVLLFTVIPACAAALYNKNYRNLFNPVFFFSSLAVFLIAGLPWYLYIAAHYEGIVSYFVGYQLVERMTTEVFNRAEPWYFYFAVLFGLCPMFIYSFYGMLSERFTGRYSLWLFFFLPFIVFQVSESKLASYLAPFTPLLGILAASAVMRFRSHLPLFFGHLYMSALILTPAVSGYVLDYLQPYRLPLMLSTLVAAAVYITILGGYRFGRGFVIASAWTVLVISIPVYAIVPVVEENAKGFRLLSEASMTDKYGERIEAVCYKTFIPSVSFYRQEIVPMVLSREREIQFEKDSEYRKYYIDNENDAEEFFRNRRKVFIIAHPEDIGEAEKNYGYACTEEYKARKINLYFCGK
- a CDS encoding lipid-A-disaccharide synthase N-terminal domain-containing protein, encoding MSFESAVIFAGIAGQAVFFSRFIVQWLNSEKEKKSVVPVSFWYLSLAGSFILLAYAVVVKDPVFIAGQSAGFIIYLRNLYFIAVEKGVKKSVFACSAAFFVIIYLSAACILAWYAPAFRPEREAAHVFMLYALGLSGQCFFFMRFFVQWLYTEKLRKSVIPVAFWYFSLSGSVLLLAYSVLVHDIVFTVGQIAGILIYLRNLYFIHKERSSAIA
- a CDS encoding phenylacetate--CoA ligase family protein — its product is MIWNEEYETLPREALEALQFRRLKSLLETVYARVPFYKAKFDECGIKPEDLKTLSDLNRFPFTYKQDLRDNYPFGMFAVPQEQVVRIHASSGTTGKPTVVGYTRRDIDTWSELMARTLSGAGIGKGDILQNAYGYGLFTGGLGAHYGAEKIGASVIPISGGNSKRQLMIMKDFGSTAISCTPSYALSLFEIAEEEGYDVKSMPIKVGVFGAEPWTNEMRNEIEAKWGIDAVDIYGLSEIIGPGVAFECVEAKNGMHINEDHFIIETINPETGEVLPFGEPGELVFTTITKEAIPLIRYRTRDIAVINRQPCKCGRTFVRMSKVMGRSDDMLIIRGVNVFPSQIEAVLVEKKGVLPHYLLEVDRIDNLDTLEVKVEVEGSFFSDEIKELQRLTREIEKDIKDMIGVTCKVRLVEPKSIARSEGKAQRVIDKRKI